A stretch of DNA from Flavobacteriaceae bacterium MAR_2009_75:
CTACCATAAACTGAACTCGGTCGGGAGATTCGGTAAGAGCGGTGATTACAGCGCGCTGAGCGATGCAGTTCGCTCCACTGGTAACTTGGCCTTGTAACTTGTTACACGCCCGAGCAATGGCCTTTGGTGCGCCGATATAACCAATTCTCCAGCCGGTCATGGCAAAAGCTTTGGCAACTCCGTTTACGGTAACCGTTCTATCGTACATATCTTCAAATGCGGCCATAGAAGCGTGTTCTGTTACCCCGTAGTTGATATGTTCATAAATTTCATCGCTCACTACGATTATCTGCGGATGCTTTTTCAATACATCGGCCAGGGCACGAAGTTCATTCTCACTGTAGATGGAGCCACTTGGGTTACATGGTGAACTGTACCAAAGCATGCGGGTCTTTGGGGTGATGGCGGCTTCCAGTTGTTCGGGGGTCATTTTAAAATCACTCTCGATTGAAGTGGCGACTTCAACAGGTACACCATCGGCAAGTTTCACGATATCACTATAACTTACCCAATATGGGCAGGGTAGAATCACTTCGTCTCCTGCGTTTAAAACTACCTGTGCTATATTGTAGAGGGCTTGTTTCGCTCCAGTTGAAACTACAATTTGAGCATGATCGTAATTGATGCCATTGTCACGTTTGAACTTTGTGATGATAGCATCTTTCAAATCTACGTAACCATCTACAGGTGTATAAGAATTGTAATCTTGATTGATGGCCTCAACGGCAGCATCTTTTATATAGTCAGGTGTGTTGAAATCCG
This window harbors:
- a CDS encoding aspartate aminotransferase codes for the protein MTSTLATSNGLSDRINSLTPSATLEMAAKARELRAAGKDIIGLSLGEPDFNTPDYIKDAAVEAINQDYNSYTPVDGYVDLKDAIITKFKRDNGINYDHAQIVVSTGAKQALYNIAQVVLNAGDEVILPCPYWVSYSDIVKLADGVPVEVATSIESDFKMTPEQLEAAITPKTRMLWYSSPCNPSGSIYSENELRALADVLKKHPQIIVVSDEIYEHINYGVTEHASMAAFEDMYDRTVTVNGVAKAFAMTGWRIGYIGAPKAIARACNKLQGQVTSGANCIAQRAVITALTESPDRVQFMVDKFKERRQLILGLLNEIEGFRCNEPEGAFYVYPDVTAYFGKTLNGVTIENASDFAMYLLEHANVATVTGDAFGNGNSIRISYAASEEDIKEAISRIKKALS